One genomic region from Yarrowia lipolytica chromosome 1C, complete sequence encodes:
- a CDS encoding uncharacterized protein (Compare to YALI0C19712g, similar to uniprot|P40009 Saccharomyces cerevisiae YER005w YND1 Yeast Nucleoside Diphosphatase P2.423.f2.1) — MAPSKRRYGVVVDAGSSGSRVFIYSWEDALLQQKNLGQLSLLEQNSVTKLHSEKEWKKKIFPGVSSFAGRSRDELWSEHVKPLVDHVMDHVPKSAIPSTPIFFLATAGMRLLDEPVREHLLNTVCELLATNTGFYLGAGGCAKRPNVEIIDGEVEGLYGWLGLNYLAGSLVSKVEGLKSRDLRLPLGESQDLASLQSRDELADVKNPHDESRLSESSTLGFMDMGGASAQIAFVPNATETARHLDDLYQVRLRSVNGQLQEWNVFVSTWLGFGANEARRRYLETLPAVEGIISDPCLMKGLTMNYGDFKVIGGGDFSACMANASPLLMKHLPCTDHPCLFNGVHAPALDFSMTKFIGISEYWYTSADIFGLREEDYNFHVFSHKTQEYCSRDWDDIVAESEEGGFNKISRDKLQVACFKATWVLTILHEGFGVPIGPMIGEESEDPTDTPFVSPFKSLETFDDQELSWTLGKMVLYSSSQVPPAKNSDDREVGVGYVPSMLDGSTIVIPGGEGRTSEDIGFLSLPLVFLLVIAFGVVYFLLGKTKVTGGIINQFSRLTQRLRWKKTLESVDLESGPVVPPTCRSSSALDLSEMRSNTPRLQTSQSSINIPTTGRFKGLGMNSRAPSRSSSATRLAE, encoded by the coding sequence ATGGCCCCCTCGAAAAGACGATATGGAGTTGTTGTGGACGCGGGCTCGTCCGGATCAAGAGTCTTTATCTACTCGTGGGAAGACGCGCTTTTGCAGCAGAAAAACCTCGGCCAGCTGTCGCTTCTGGAACAGAACAGCGTGACAAAGTTGCACTCGGAAAAGGaatggaagaagaagatcttCCCTGGAGTCAGCAGTTTCGCTGGGAGATCGCGTGACGAGCTGTGGAGCGAGCACGTCAAACCTCTCGTGGATCATGTGATGGATCATGTCCCCAAGTCTGCTATTCCTTCTACACCCATCTTCTTTCTGGCTACTGCGGGCATGCGACTTTTGGATGAGCCTGTTCGAGAACATCTACTAAACACAGTGTGCGAGCTGTTGGCGACAAACACGGGCTTTTATCTTGGTGCCGGTGGCTGTGCTAAGCGTCCCAACGTGGAAATCATTGACGGAGAAGTGGAAGGGCTTTATGGATGGCTGGGTTTGAACTACCTCGCAGGTAGTTTGGTGTCCAAGGTGGAAGGGCtaaagtcacgtgatctgagGTTGCCGTTAGGTGAATCACAGGACCTGGCCTCTCtgcagtcacgtgacgagcTGGCTGACGTCAAGAACCCTCATGACGAGTCTCGGTTGTCTGAATCGTCCACCCTCGGGTTCATGGATATGGGAGGAGCTTCAGCTCAGATTGCCTTTGTTCCGAACGCAACAGAAACCGCTCGGCATCTGGATGACTTGTATCAGGTCAGATTACGCAGTGTCAACGGCCAGCTGCAAGAGTGGAACGTGTTTGTATCGACCTGGCTTGGTTTTGGAGCTAATGAAGCTCGTAGACGGTACCTTGAGACGTTACCGGCCGTTGAAGGGATCATTTCCGACCCTTGTTTGATGAAGGGACTGACAATGAACTACGGAGATTTCAAGGttattggaggaggtgactTCTCAGCGTGTATGGCTAATGCCTCCCCTCTGTTGATGAAACATTTGCCATGTACAGACCATCCTTGTTTGTTTAACGGTGTGCATGCCCCCGCTCTGGATTTCTCCATGACCAAATTCATTGGTATTTCCGAGTATTGGTATACCTCTGCAGATATTTTTGGACTCAGAGAAGAGGACTACAACTTCCACGTCTTCTCCCACAAGACTCAGGAGTATTGTTCACGAGACTGGGACGACATTGTTGCTGAGAGTGAAGAGGGAGGATTTAACAAGATCTCTCGTGACAAGCTACAGGTGGCCTGTTTCAAGGCTACTTGGGTTCTGACGATTTTGCACGAGGGATTTGGTGTTCCTATCGGTCCCATGATTGGCGAGGAATCTGAGGATCCCACAGACACGCCATTTGTGTCGCCGTTCAAGAGCTTGGAGACCTTTGATGACCAAGAATTGTCGTGGACACTAGGAAAAATGGTTCTTTACTCGTCCTCACAGGTTCCTCCCGCCAAGAACTCCGACGATCGAGAGGTTGGGGTAGGATACGTGCCTAGCATGCTGGATGGAAGCACTATTGTGATTCCTGGTGGCGAAGGGCGAACTTCTGAAGACATTGGTTTCTTGTCTCTGCCTCTCGTGTTTCTGTTGGTGATAGCTTTCGGAGTCGTGTACTTCCTACTTGGCAAAACCAAGGTCACTGGAGGCATTATCAATCAGTTCTCTCGCCTTACACAGCGACTGCgatggaagaagacgcTCGAGAGTGTCGATCTTGAGAGTGGTCCTGTTGTGCCCCCTACATGTCGATCGTCGTCGGCTCTGGACCTTTCTGAGATGAGAAGCAATACTCCACGGCTGCAGACTTCACAATCCAGCATCAACATTCCTACCACAGGGCGATTCAAGGGTCTTGGAATGAACAGTAGGGCTCCTAGTAGAAGCTCTTCTGCCACTAGACTTGCGGAGTAA
- a CDS encoding uncharacterized protein (Compare to YALI0C19682g, similar to CA0795|IPF15641 Candida albicans IPF15641 unknown function), with amino-acid sequence MQLPKKRKLDNTLVTSPHPLEIRPEGNVLLLTNEERKRAFEARKNSLGALVVFPDTLLYSIVGEIGDAESIRNFGFASKFCYAFAWQDELWKELFVEDERQIKEWKGTWRRSYWGLSRDQEARVKCSIIEPGSTASGDSIKTYLYSDLLYRPFQCSQVDFESYIKRGLSQLKKHTNLDIERISEPLTEEQFQAKSDQPFILTEEYPRGDGNEQCSWTESRDLFSVAKLVEKFGHVIFRQECVDWPLGVYEGYMKDNVDESPLYLFDCRSQVMKGKLGEADGDTAEKKPFRSTYIDPYIPSIFKTDLFTLCGSARPDYSWMIIGPRNSGSTFHKDPNSTCAWNSILKGAKYWVMFPPNVTPPGIYTDGEESEVTSPCSLAEWFLGGFYNDVVMEGLTQQDDGTGNFSPPFLHGMCQEGETMYVPAGWWHMVVNVCDAECVAVTQNFIPRGQKLVEALKFLRDKPDQISGFQCEKVALWADKLGVPDAPIYDLFVKVLEESEYKGDLESALEKLPKKKEEKKNVWQELTEDKDMGFSFGFA; translated from the coding sequence ATGCAGCTACCGAAGAAACGAAAGCTGGACAACACTCTGGTGACCTCTCCACATCCCCTGGAGATCCGTCCCGAGGGAAATGTGCTCTTATTAACTAACGAAGAACGAAAACGAGCTTTTGAAGCGCGCAAAAACAGCCTGGGTGCACTGGTAGTCTTTCCTGACACTCTACTTTACTCCATTGTCGGTGAAATTGGAGACGCCGAATCCATTCGAAATTTCGGCTTTGCCTCTAAATTCTGCTACGCCTTTGCCTGGCAGGACgagctgtggaaggagctgtttgtggaggaTGAACGACAGATCAAGGAATGGAAGGGGACCTGGAGACGAAGCTATTGGGGtctttcacgtgaccaggaGGCTCGTGTCAAGTGCTCTATCATTGAGCCTGGTTCTACAGCGTCTGGTGACTCTATCAAGACGTATCTTTACTCTGATCTTCTCTACCGACCATTCCAGTGCTCACAAGTGGACTTTGAATCGTACATCAAGAGAGGTCTTAGTCAACTCAAGAAACACACAAATCTCGACATTGAACGTATTAGTGAACCATTAACTGAGGAACAGTTCCAAGCCAAGTCAGACCAACCGTTTATCCTTACTGAGGAATATCCTCGAGGAGACGGCAACGAACAGTGCTCGTGGAcggagtcacgtgatttgtTCAGTGTGGCGAAACTCGTGGAGAAGTTTGGCCACGTGATTTTCCGTCAGGAGTGCGTCGACTGGCCTCTTGGGGTCTATGAGGGTTATATGAAGGACAATGTTGATGAGTCTCCTTTGTATCTGTTTGATTGTCGCTCTCAGGTTATGAAGGGCAAGTTAGGGGAAGCTGATGGTGATactgctgagaagaagccctTCCGATCGACATATATTGACCCCTATATTCCCTCCATTTTCAAGACTGATCTGTTCACTCTATGTGGATCTGCTCGCCCGGACTACTCGTGGATGATCATTGGGCCTCGAAATTCCGGCTCCACCTTCCACAAAGACCCCAACTCGACCTGTGCTTGGAACTCGATTCTTAAGGGCGCCAAGTATTGGGTCATGTTTCCTCCAAATGTCACTCCTCCTGGAATTTACActgatggagaagaatCAGAGGtgacttctccttgttctctGGCTGAGTGGTTTCTGGGAGGCTTTTACAATGATGTCGTCATGGAAGGACTGACTCAGCAAGATGATGGAACAGGGAActtctctcctccttttctgCATGGTATGTGTCAGGAAGGAGAGACCATGTATGTCCCTGCAGGCTGGTGGCATATGGTGGTCAATGTTTGCGATGCAGAGTGTGTTGCTGTGACTCAGAACTTCATTCCTCGGGGTCAGAAGCTCGTGGAAGCACTCAAGTTCCTTAGAGACAAACCTGACCAGATCTCTGGTTTCCAATGTGAGAAGGTGGCGTTGTGGGCTGACAAGCTAGGCGTTCCAGATGCTCCTATTTACGACCTGTTTGTCAAAgtgttggaggagtctgagtACAAGGGAGACTTGGAGAGTGCATTGGAGAAGCTGCCTaagaaaaaggaggagaagaagaatgTCTGGCAGGAGCTGACTGAGGACAAAGACATGGGATTTAGTTTTGGTTTTGCTTAA
- a CDS encoding uncharacterized protein (Compare to YALI0C19734g, no similarity possibly noncoding): MHCSPSPSTHRESCPQRAIVPQTQTSKWQRRASHVTQNSPQVLQPPYMSPTLRSYLLSIPPYSTVGYGGPRAQLAKQWTQEGGHLSASEYRHLQSIKIVFLSKCTPMNPKLGDPPITHLYLPSLCNDALLPIDAHLINQRLYSLLAFQKSPAIDIHVPGADLDHVIPILATEKEQGMTNLRQVFERWTRVRHSQVEIPSSPEFGGDSGFPHDLPSSPPDM, translated from the coding sequence ATGCACTGCAGTCCTTCCCCCTCCACACATCGCGAGTCTTGCCCTCAGCGAGCTATCGtaccacagacacagacaagcAAGTGGCAGAGAAGAgcaagtcacgtgacacaaaACAGCCCACAAGTCTTGCAACCACCATACATGTCTCCGACATTGCGTTCGTACCTGCTTTCGATCCCGCCCTATTCAACAGTCGGCTATGGAGGGCCTCGAGCTCAACTCGCCAAGCAGTGGACACAGGAAGGTGGCCATTTATCTGCTTCCGAGTACCGACATTTGCAGTCGATCAAAATCGTCTTTCTCAGCAAGTGCACGCCAATGAATCCAAAACTTGGCGATCCTCCAATCACTCACTTGTACCTGCCGTCACTATGTAACGATGCTCTGCTACCAATAGACGCTCATTTGATCAACCAGCGTCTTTACTCACTTCTGGCGTTTCAGAAAAGCCCTGCCATTGATATCCATGTGCCTGGAGCCGACctagatcacgtgatacctATTCTCGCCACGGAGAAGGAACAGGGCATGACCAACTTGAGACAGGTCTTTGAGAGATGGACAAGAGTGAGACATAGCCAGGTGGAGATTCCCAGCTCACCGGAATTTGGAGGAGATAGTGGATTTCCACATGACTTACCTAGTTCTCCACCGGACATGTGA
- a CDS encoding uncharacterized protein (Compare to YALI0C19602g, weakly similar to uniprot|P08640 Saccharomyces cerevisiae YIR019c STA1 extracellular alpha-1 4-glucan glucosidase P2.341.f2.1): MDRASTPVPTPAIPSRQNTPLHGKLFGHTSSSSVSSLGNTKTPQALHDSSSDSSDSSDDTNASTSIYYESENDTRGRNPTPVLPTLLRRRSSLSASSSRRSSISEVGFAKSPTMEEWGGGTGGRSRRPSLLSTPSRDALVQPSPRDLSRDPFLSRINTNGETIHPGLRRDSFSRGDFQAPRDSNSPFASRDSHSPFHSRDNFHPRDPPITPSIGSPSLAATSPAESPLLPEMAIRMVSANNRKNMKPKPKSFLRISRDLVEENAPLDSEMRHESAITCALREDAVEESGMSRDTAAFPARDVPYPNYVDYFEHVIDEHSDSDTARPKRKRVAGDYDPVLKRRAVSPGLSSPIMSASPTGAKRSNRQVQDTSEEIQRMTL; the protein is encoded by the coding sequence ATGGACAGAGCCTCGACTCCAGTACCGACCCCAGCTATACCCAGCCGCCAAAACACCCCTCTGCACGGGAAACTATTTGGACACACGTCTTCGTCGTCCGTGTCTTCTCTGggaaacacaaaaacgcCCCAGGCGTTACACGACTCAAGTAGCGACAGCAGTGATAGCAGTGACGATACAAACGCATCCACCAGCATCTACTACGAGAGTGAAAACGACACCCGGGGCAGAAACCCTACTCCGGTGCTTCCAACACTTTTACGACGACGATCATCGCTCAGTGCATCGTCAAGCAGAAGATCGAGCATCTCAGAAGTGGGCTTTGCAAAAAGTCCAACTATGGAGGAATGGGGTGGAGGAACAGGTGGGAGAAGCCGAAGACCAAGCCTACTAAGTACGCCGTCACGAGACGCACTGGTTCAACCGAGCCCACGTGACTTGTCTCGTGACCCGTTCCTTTCTCGCATCAACACCAATGGTGAGACCATTCATCCAGGGCTACGAAGAGACTCCTTTTCCCGGGGCGACTTCCAGGCACCTCGTGACTCAAACTCCCCCTTTGCATCGCGTGACTCGCATTCACCGTTccactcacgtgacaactTTCATCCTCGTGATCCCCCCATCACTCCCTCTATTGGCTCTCCCTCTTTAGCAGCAACTTCTCCTGCCGAGTCACCTTTGCTGCCTGAAATGGCCATCCGAATGGTTTCCGCCAACAACCGCAAGAACATGAAGCCCAAACCCAAGTCGTTTCTGCGtatctcacgtgatctagTCGAGGAAAATGCACCTTTGGACTCGGAAATGCGCCACGAGTCAGCAATCACGTGTGCGCTGCGTGAGGATGCCGTAGAGGAGAGTGGCATGTCCCGCGATACAGCTGCCTTTCCTGCACGTGACGTTCCCTATCCAAATTACGTTGATTACTTTGAACATGTGATTGATGAGCACTCGGATTCTGATACCGCTCGGCCTAAGCGGAAGCGAGTAGCTGGTGATTACGACCCTGTGTTGAAGAGGCGAGCTGTTTCTCCTGGTCTGAGCTCTCCCATAATGTCTGCTAGTCCCACAGGAGCCAAAAGGAGCAACCGACAGGTTCAAGATACCAGCGAAGAGATTCAGAGGATGACTCTGTGA
- a CDS encoding uncharacterized protein (Compare to YALI0C19580g, some similarities with uniprot|Q8NKS0 Pyrobaculum calidifontis Esterase (EC 3.1.1.1)): MFGSTANSHNHMQLSPRSAGPYKSDYIYTDTYTPITTRLSQLSLRTMESLVEARKTIGKWALTSFFEGLSAAGKLHPQSDPKKHGVEVVSNIRYRETSPPQKSHYHLLDVYRPIKRDGPLPVVLYVHGGAFRILSKDTHWIMALAFARRGYVVANINYRLAPERPFPAALEDSCYAFKWVIDNIADYGGDVSQLVLAGESAGANLVTALSICATYARPEPYAQMVFNTNVAPKVVLPACGVLQVSDVDRFARQKDIPTWVVDRLEEVAFGYIGRKATANVGDRDTELANPLLILESDVEPVRPLPAYFATCGTKDVLIYDTKRLIPALEKHGAVAEAIYYPGEIHAFHALLFRKAAKKCWVDQLRFTKRILNKDKEKAKL; encoded by the coding sequence ATGTTTGGCTCAACAGCTAACTCGCACAATCATATGCAGTTATCTCCGCGTTCTGCAGGTCCTTATAAAAGTGACTACATATATACAGACACGTACACtcccatcaccaccagGCTATCTCAGCTCAGCTTGCGCACCATGGAATCACTCGTCGAGGCTCGAAAAACAATTGGAAAATGGGCGCTGACGTCCTTCTTTGAGGGTCTGTCGGCTGCTGGAAAACTGCACCCTCAGAGTGATCCCAAAAAGCACGGAGTGGAGGTTGTGAGTAACATCCGGTACCGCGAGACCTCGCCACCGCAAAAGTCGCACTACCACCTGCTGGACGTCTACCGACCCATCAAGCGAGACGGACCTCTACCCGTGGTTCTCTATGTCCACGGAGGAGCCTTTCGAATTCTCTCAAAGGACACGCACTGGATCATGGCCCTGGCGTTTGCCCGAAGAGGATACGTGGTGGCCAACATTAACTATCGACTGGCTCCCGAACGCCCCTTTCCCGCCGCCCTCGAGGACTCGTGCTACGCCTTTAAGTGGGTCATCGACAACATTGCAGACTACGGAGGAGACGTGTCACAGCTGGTGCTGGCTGGAGAATCGGCTGGAGCCAATCTTGTGACTGCTCTGTCCATCTGTGCCACCTACGCGCGACCTGAACCGTACGCTCAGATGgtcttcaacaccaacgtTGCTCCCAAAGTCGTTCTTCCCGCATGTGGAGTGCTGCAAGTGTCAGACGTGGACCGGTTTGCACGTCAGAAGGATATCCCCACCTGGGTCGTGGACCGACTCGAAGAGGTGGCGTTTGGATACATTGGACGCAAGGCCACAGCTAACGTCGGAGACAGGGACACAGAATTGGCCAACCCGCTATTGATTCTTGAGTCGGACGTGGAACCAGTACGACCCCTGCCTGCGTACTTTGCCACCTGTGGAACGAAGGATGTTCTTATCTACGACACCAAGCGGCTCATCCCCGCACTGGAGAAGCATGGAGCAGTTGCAGAGGCCATCTATTACCCCGGAGAGATCCACGCCTTCCATGCCTTGTTGTTTAGAAAGGCCGCAAAGAAATGTTGGGTTGACCAGCTGCGTTTCACCAAGCGAattctcaacaaggacaaggagaaggcaaAGTTGTAG
- a CDS encoding uncharacterized protein (Compare to YALI0C19690g, some similarities with uniprot|O74942 Schizosaccharomyces pombe Putative cyclophilin-type peptidyl-prolyl cis-trans isomerase protein), with product MASFAEMFFIYPSLLGIKMVSIRNNKIVRMYGYTDDLRFSQVFLLHTNFEVSIEASSAKNQLLDELWNSDAVLFVSARDQDRFY from the coding sequence ATGGCGAGTTTTGCCGAAATGTTCTTTATCTATCCGTCGCTTTTGGGAATCAAGATGGTGTCGATCCGAAACAACAAGATTGTTCGAATGTATGGCTACACGGACGATCTGCGGTTCTCTCAGGTGTTTCTGTTGCATACCAACTTTGAGGTGTCCATTGAAGCCTCTTCGGCGAAGAACCAGCTCCTGGATGAGTTATGGAACTCGGATGCAGTCTTGTTTGTTTcagcacgtgaccaggATAGATTCTACTAG
- a CDS encoding uncharacterized protein (Compare to YALI0C19646g, similar to uniprot|Q12335 Saccharomyces cerevisiae YDR032c PST2), translating to MVKIAIIYYSTWGHVRTLAEAIKRGIVAAGGQADIFRIPETLDEATLKALHAPGPANDPVMTPEVLATYDAFLFGVPTRFGNMPAQWKSFWDATGGLWASGALHGKYAGFFVSTGTPGGGQEVTVLNCLSVVAHHGLIYVPLGYKNTFALQTNLQEVHGGSPWGAGAYAASDGSRQPSKLELDMHEGQGKAFYETVSKVKF from the coding sequence atggTCAAGATCGCTATCATCTACTACTCCACCTGGGGCCACGTCCGAACCCTCGCCGAGGCCATCAAGCGAGGCATTGTTGCCGCCGGTGGCCAGGCTGACATCTTCCGAATCCCCGAGACCCTTGACGAGGCCACCCTCAAGGCTCTCCACGCCCCCGGCCCTGCCAATGACCCCGTCATGACCCCCGAGGTTCTGGCAACCTACGACGCCTTCCTGTTTGGCGTTCCCACTCGATTTGGAAACATGCCTGCCCAGTGGAAGTCCTTCTGGGACGCTACCGGTGGTCTCTGGGCCTCCGGCGCCCTCCACGGCAAGTATGCTGGCTTCTTTGTCTCCACCGGAACCCCCGGAGGAGGACAGGAGGTGACTGTTCTCAACTGCCTGTCTGTTGTGGCTCACCACGGCCTCATCTACGTTCCTCTGGGCTACAAGAACACCTTTGCCCTACAGACCAACCTCCAGGAGGTCCACGGTGGCTCTCCTTGGGGAGCTGGAGCCTACGCAGCTTCTGATGGTTCTCGACAGCCTTCCAAGCTCGAGCTCGACATGCACGAGGGCCAGGGCAAGGCTTTCTACGAGACCGTTTCCAAGGTCAAGTTTTAA
- a CDS encoding uncharacterized protein (Compare to YALI0C19624g, similar to uniprot|P38071 Saccharomyces cerevisiae YBR026c (MRF1) mitochondrial respiratory function protein), whose amino-acid sequence MLRTLRTSQLARSGFGTPSFGLRFNSVGRAFVFSQTGEPKDVIQVLEYPIEKPLENQVLLKSLGFTINPADINQLEGVYPSVPPKSVQINNEDAAIGGNEGLFQVLDPGAKSGLKKGDWVLPRKTCFGTWRSHALVEADTVVKIDNTDLTKVQATTVSVNPSTAYEMLKDLKEGDWFIQNGGNSGVGRAAIQIGHIRGLKSISVVRDRPDLEVLKKELTDLGATHVITEEEASDKLFSKQIKSWTGGKIKLALNCIGGKSATSIMRQLGAGGSIVTYGGMSKKPLTFPTGPFIFKDITAKGYWLTRWADKHPEEKAKTIENIFKFYREKKFVAPPVNISTLDFSKGNDVVLSEFLDALGKAQKGGGKKQLVQWVEY is encoded by the coding sequence ATGCTACGAACACTTCGAACCTCTCAATTGGCACGATCCGGCTTTGGAACGCCCTCTTTTGGTCTGCGATTTAACTCCGTTGGCCGGGCGTTTGTCTTCTCCCAAACTGGCGAGCCCAAGGACGTGATCCAGGTGCTGGAGTATCCCATTGAGAAGCCTCTGGAGAACCAGGTGCTGCTTAAGTCGCTCGGATTCACTATCAACCCGGCTGACATTAACCAATTGGAGGGCGTTTATCCCTCTGTGCCTCCCAAATCcgtccagatcaacaacGAAGACGCTGCTATTGGAGGCAACGAGGGTCTGTTCCAGGTGCTTGATCCCGGTGCCAAGTCTGGACTGAAGAAGGGCGACTGGGTTCTTCCTCGAAAGACATGCTTTGGAACCTGGCGATCACATGCTCTGGTGGAGGCTGACACCGTTGTGAAGATTGACAACACTGATCTCACCAAGGTGCAGGCTACCACTGTGTCTGTTAACCCCTCTACTGCTTACgagatgctcaaggacctcaaggagggcgACTGGTTCATTCAGAACGGTGGTAACAGCGGTGTTGGGCGAGCAGCTATTCAGATTGGCCACATCCGAGGTCTCAAGAGCATCTCTGTGGTCAGAGATCGTCCTGATCTCGAagtgctcaagaaggaacTCACCGATCTGGGCGCCACCCACGTAATcactgaggaggaggcctcGGATAAGTTGTTTTCCAAGCAGATCAAGTCCTGGACCGGCGGAAAGATTAAGCTGGCTCTCAACTGTATTGGAGGAAAGAGCGCCACTTCCATCATGCGACAGCTGGGAGCCGGAGGATCCATTGTCACTTACGGAGGCATGTCTAAGAAGCCTCTTACGTTCCCCACTGGCCCTTTTATCTTCAAGGACATCACTGCCAAGGGCTACTGGCTGACTCGATGGGCCGATAAGCACCCTGAAGAGAAGGCTAAGACCATTGAGAACATCTTCAAGTTCTACCGAGAAAAGAAGTTTGTGGCTCCTCCCGTTAACATTTCGACTCTGGACTTCAGCAAGGGTAACGACGTTGTTCTGTCCGAGTTTTTGGACGCCCTTGGAAAGGCTCAGAAGGGCGGAGGTAAGAAGCAGCTGGTTCAGTGGGTGGAGTACTAG
- a CDS encoding uncharacterized protein (Compare to YALI0C19668g, similar to uniprot|Q12335 Saccharomyces cerevisiae YDR032c PST2), whose protein sequence is MPKIAILIYSTYGHIAELARKEAEGVKAAGGQVDLYQVEETLSEEILKYMKAPGQPHDFKVLTPADVEVLTGYDGFLFGIPSRFGSFPAQWKTFWDATGGLWATGGLHGKYVGQFVSSGTQGGGQEVLPRNTLSIYVHHGMNYVPLGYKDTFAEQTNLEEVHGGSPWGAGTFADSDGSRTPSPLEEKVAFTQGKVFTEVLIKAEGGAAGATNGVQNGAQQKTLDPKAGGATGNDVTGGEAAAAAGVGAGAGAVGAGAGAVGAGAAPAAGAGAAPPADAATATNTGTTAATGAATTEKGAAGTAGASTGAAANTTTAKPTAAASKPATTEKAAGAKKTNPAKDVKEEKSKCCGICTIM, encoded by the coding sequence ATGCCCAAAATCGCAATTCTCATCTACTCCACATACGGCCACATTGCCGAATTGGCCCgcaaggaggccgagggAGTCAAGGCCGCCGGAGGCCAGGTCGACCTCTaccaggtggaggagacgcTGTCGgaggagattctcaagTACATGAAGGCTCCCGGCCAGCCTCACGATTTCAAGGTTCTGACCCCCGCCGACGTGGAGGTGCTCACGGGCTACGACGGGTTTCTGTTTGGAATCCCCAGCAGATTCGGTTCGTTCCCTGCCCAGTGGAAGACCTTCTGGGACGCTACCGGCGGTCTGTGGGCCACCGGAGGCCTCCACGGCAAGTACGTGGGTCAATTCGTCAGCAGTGGCACCCAGGGAGGAGGCCAGGAGGTACTTCCCCGAAACACCCTCTCCATCTATGTCCACCACGGCATGAACTACGTGCCTCTGGGCTACAAGGACACCTTTGCCGAGCAGACCAACCTCGAGGAGGTACATGGAGGCTCTCCCTGGGGAGCAGGCACATTTGCCGATTCGGACGGCTCGCGAACCCCCTCTCCtcttgaggagaaggtcgCCTTCACCCAGGGTAAGGTTTTCACCGAGGTGCTGATCAAGGCTGAGGGAGGAGCTGCCGGTGCTACTAACGGCGTCCAGAACGGCGCCCAGCAGAAGACTCTCGACCCCAaggctggaggagccacTGGAAACGATGTCACTGGAGGAGAGgctgccgccgccgctggtgtgggagctggagctggagctgtcggagctggagctggagctgtcggagctggagctgcacCCGCTGccggagctggagctgcaccccctgctgatgctgccaCTGCTACAAACACAGGTACCACCGCGGCCACCGGCGCGGCCACTACCGAGAAGGGTGCTGCAGGCACCGCGGGTGCTTCGACCGGTGCCGCTGCCAACACCACTACCGCCAAGCCCACCGCAGCAGCATCTAAGCCTGCCACAAccgagaaggctgctggtgccaagaagaccaacCCGGCCAAGGACGTtaaggaggagaagagcaagTGCTGTGGAATCTGCACTATTATGTag